In the genome of Pseudomonas sp. LBUM920, one region contains:
- a CDS encoding polysaccharide lyase family 7 protein, giving the protein MIDLSTWNLSIPVGSPPTTIDTPKLLSGFKDQYFQAEGSDVQFWTPVTGTRTENAVYPRSELRETYADGRLRNWTYPDADNFLRATLAVNQVPSSGKVVIGQIHAYDSQKPLIKLEYQFKEKTQTGNIVAKVRMRPDEDEGRVIIVASNVPLEKSFTYVINLNKAGLLTVEAADGQWNERIGAAWGAKPLYFKAGAYVQDNSGNSKEGARVTFAKLDIDHE; this is encoded by the coding sequence ATGATCGACCTTTCCACCTGGAACCTGAGCATTCCGGTCGGCTCGCCGCCCACGACCATCGACACTCCGAAACTGCTTAGCGGCTTCAAGGACCAATATTTCCAGGCCGAAGGCAGCGACGTGCAATTCTGGACACCCGTGACCGGCACGCGCACAGAAAACGCCGTCTACCCGCGCAGCGAATTGCGCGAAACCTATGCCGACGGGCGTCTGCGTAACTGGACTTACCCCGACGCCGACAATTTTCTGCGCGCCACCCTGGCCGTCAACCAGGTGCCCTCGAGCGGCAAAGTAGTCATCGGTCAGATCCACGCCTATGACAGCCAGAAACCCCTGATCAAGCTCGAATATCAATTCAAGGAAAAAACCCAGACCGGCAACATTGTCGCCAAAGTGCGCATGCGCCCGGACGAGGATGAAGGCCGCGTGATTATCGTGGCCTCCAATGTGCCGCTGGAGAAGAGTTTCACCTACGTGATCAACCTCAATAAAGCCGGGCTGCTGACCGTCGAGGCCGCTGACGGCCAGTGGAATGAGCGCATTGGTGCCGCGTGGGGCGCCAAACCGCTGTATTTCAAGGCGGGCGCGTATGTGCAGGACAACAGTGGCAACAGCAAGGAAGGCGCACGGGTGACGTTTGCCAAGCTGGATATTGATCACGAATGA
- the fba gene encoding class II fructose-bisphosphate aldolase (catalyzes the reversible aldol condensation of dihydroxyacetonephosphate and glyceraldehyde 3-phosphate in the Calvin cycle, glycolysis, and/or gluconeogenesis), which yields MALISMRQMLDHAAEFGYGVPAFNVNNLEQMRAIMEAADKTDSPVIVQASAGARKYAGAPFLRHLILAAIEEFPHIPVCMHQDHGTSPDVCQRSIQLGFSSVMMDGSLGEDGKTPTDYEYNVRVTQQTVAMAHACGVSVEGELGCLGSLETGMAGEEDGIGAEGVLDHSQMLTDPEEAADFVKKTQVDALAIAIGTSHGAYKFTKPPTGDVLAIDRIKEIHKRIPNTHLVMHGSSSVPQEWLAIINQYGGDIKETYGVPVEEIVEGIKYGVRKVNIDTDLRLASTGAMRRLMATNPSEFDPRKFFGATVTAMRDVCIARYEAFGTAGNASKIKPISLEAMYQRYLKGELNAKVN from the coding sequence ATGGCACTTATCAGCATGCGTCAAATGCTGGACCACGCAGCCGAGTTCGGCTACGGCGTCCCAGCCTTTAACGTCAACAACCTTGAGCAGATGCGCGCCATCATGGAAGCCGCTGACAAGACCGACTCCCCAGTGATCGTTCAGGCTTCGGCCGGTGCCCGCAAATACGCCGGTGCCCCTTTCCTGCGTCACCTGATCCTGGCCGCCATCGAAGAATTCCCGCACATCCCGGTGTGCATGCACCAGGACCACGGCACCAGCCCTGACGTGTGCCAGCGCTCCATCCAACTGGGCTTCAGCTCGGTGATGATGGACGGCTCCCTCGGCGAAGACGGCAAGACCCCAACCGACTACGAGTACAACGTACGCGTGACCCAACAAACCGTGGCCATGGCTCACGCCTGCGGCGTTTCGGTTGAAGGCGAGCTGGGCTGCCTGGGTTCGTTGGAAACCGGCATGGCCGGCGAAGAAGACGGCATCGGCGCTGAAGGCGTGCTGGATCACAGCCAGATGCTGACCGACCCGGAAGAAGCCGCTGACTTCGTGAAAAAGACCCAAGTGGATGCCCTGGCCATCGCCATCGGCACCAGCCACGGCGCTTACAAGTTCACCAAGCCGCCTACCGGCGACGTGCTGGCGATCGACCGCATCAAGGAAATCCACAAACGCATCCCTAACACCCACCTGGTGATGCACGGTTCTTCCTCGGTACCGCAAGAGTGGCTGGCGATCATCAACCAGTACGGTGGCGACATCAAAGAAACCTACGGCGTGCCGGTTGAAGAAATCGTCGAAGGCATCAAGTACGGCGTGCGCAAGGTCAACATCGACACCGACCTGCGCCTGGCATCCACCGGTGCGATGCGTCGCCTGATGGCCACCAACCCGAGCGAATTTGACCCGCGTAAATTCTTCGGTGCCACTGTGACCGCGATGCGTGACGTGTGTATCGCTCGTTACGAAGCGTTCGGTACGGCCGGTAATGCTTCGAAGATCAAGCCGATCTCCCTGGAAGCGATGTACCAGCGTTACCTGAAAGGTGAGTTGAACGCCAAGGTGAACTGA
- a CDS encoding MliC family protein has protein sequence MKGVFALAALALLAGCSSMNMFNKAEPADKWTTWTCDSKAEVNWRFANQARSEVDVRLGGSDQVYRLKQDVAASGVLYSNDQLAFHQKGEEGLIYWVATDDLIGRGCKAQ, from the coding sequence ATGAAAGGCGTTTTCGCCCTGGCAGCCCTGGCCTTGTTGGCCGGCTGCAGCAGCATGAACATGTTCAACAAGGCAGAGCCGGCCGACAAGTGGACCACCTGGACGTGCGACAGCAAGGCCGAGGTCAACTGGCGCTTTGCCAACCAGGCGCGTTCCGAGGTGGATGTACGCCTCGGCGGTTCCGACCAGGTTTATCGTCTTAAACAGGACGTTGCTGCCTCGGGCGTGCTGTACAGCAACGACCAGTTGGCGTTTCACCAAAAAGGTGAGGAAGGCCTGATTTACTGGGTCGCCACCGATGATTTGATTGGGCGAGGCTGCAAGGCCCAGTAG